Below is a genomic region from Isosphaeraceae bacterium EP7.
GACTTCGTTGTGCGGCGGGTTCAATCCCCCGCCGGGCCGCCAGCATCATGCTCGGCCGCCCCGATCCTCACGCGCCCATCGGTGGCGCCCGCGCATTCTGAGTTGACTCGCCCGAAAAGACAATCCCAGTCGGGTTGACGCCTCGGATGATCCGATTTCGTTTCTGGCTCGTCAGGCTGACACGACGATGACCCGGGGATACACCCGGTTCAATGCTTGAGTCGGGCCTTCGCCTGGACCAGCCAGCTCTCGGCCTCCAGCACCCGGTATTCGGCCTCTTCGGCGACGTCGTATTGGATCGATGCTCCCGGAGTCTTCGCCTTGAACTTCGCTTCGTCGAGCATCTCTTTGGCGAATTTGAGATAAGCGGCGAGATCGGCAATCACCTCAGCCTCTTGACCGCCCAGCTCATGGCGAGTCTCGGCGATTCGGCGGCGCCAGGCTGCGATTTCCGGCCCGCTCAGCGCGATGTCTCCGACGTTTGACTTGGCGAGGACCGATAACTCCGCGATGGTCTTGCGAGCCAACGCAACGCGTGCCTCGGCCAGCTCGTCTGTCGTCCGCTCGACCCCCTGGGCCGCATCAATTGGACGTGCCCACGAGATCATCGTCAAGACCAGGGCTCCAACGAGCGCGGCCATCGCATGCCCGAAAACTCGGCCGACGATCGTTGATCGCATGGGGTTATGCCACCATTTGAGAAGGGCTCGGTTCTCACGGAACTTGCGAGTCCGGCGACGATGGCCGGAGGATCCTTCGGCTTCAGATCAGAGTGAATGAGAGTCGGACCATGACGCAAGCCAAGACGACGGTATAAGCGATGCACAGAGCGGCCCCCGCCAGTGCGAGGTTGCGAGGCCAGCCCGGCGTTCCGCTTGTCACCGAAACAGCCCCGATGGCAATCAACGGGGAAAACGGCAGCAGCCAGAAACACACAACGCTCAGGATGGCCAAAAGTTTCGCCAACCGTCCGGGAACGGCGCGGCCGGTGAGTGTGTCGATGATCGAATCTCCCGAACCTGGAAAGGTCAAGATCACCGATCATTGGCAGTCGGTTTGACAGCTGTCAAACGAATTACTCATCAAAAGTGACGACCAGGAATGCAGCGACGGCCGGGGGAGGTTGCCCTCGCCCCGGCCGTCCGTTTGTTGGTTGGAATCCCGATCCGTCGGATCAATGGCGGAAGAGGAATTCCTTGGAGTTGATGAGCACCCAGCCGAGGTCTTCGACGGCCTGACGGCGGTCTCCGGCGGTCAGGTGCTTGACGGAGGCGGCCTGCTCGGTGGCGTTGGGCCGGCGGGCAAGGGCCATCATGTAGAGGTCGTTGGTGATTTCCTCGGGCGTTCCGGTCCCCTTGGCGAGCTGCGCCATCCGGCCGGCGTCGTCGCGGAGCTTGCCGTTGACGGTCGAGCCGCCGATGAGCTGCAAGGCCTGGGACAGGTTGGAGTCGCCCTCTCGCTCGCACTCGCAGGCCAGCTCGCGGGCGGGCCGGCCGAACGTCTTGAGGAACGGGTTTTCCATCTTGCCGTCGGGGATCTGGATCGCCTTGGCACCCTTGGGCAGGCCGTCGAAGGTGGTCGGCATGCCGGTCACCGTCGAGATGGCGTCGAGCAGCACCTCGGCCGGCAGCAGCTTGGTGTAGGCGTGCGAGAAGTAGATCGAGTCGTCGGCGTTCAGCTCATTGGTCCGGGCGCTCAGCTGATAGGTCCGGCTGGTCAGGATCGACCGCACCAGGGACTTGAGGTTGAAGCCACCCTTGACAAAGTCGGCCGTCAGGCCGTCGAGCAGCTCGTCGTTGCAGGCGGGGTTGGAGTCGCGGAAGTCGTCGACCGGCTCGACGATGCCGCGGCCCATCAGGTGGTACCAGATCCGGTTGACCAGGCTCTTGGCGAAGAAGGGGTTCTCGCCGCTGGTGAGCCAGGTGGCCATGTCGGCCCTGCGGTCCTTGGCGGGTGCGTCGTCGTAGGTGGGGCCGCCCAGGGCCTTGGGCTTCATCACCTTGCCGGTGCGGGGCTGGTTCACCTCGCCGTTGGCGGCGGTGAAGACGACCTCCTCGTCGGGCAGGTTCCCCTTCTTCTGGCGGACCCTGGAGAAGAAGGCCGCGAAGCCGTAGTAGTCGTCCTGGGTCCACTTTTCAAACGGGTGGTTGTGGCACTTGGCGCACTGGATGCGAACGCCGAGGAAGAGCTGGGCGGTGGTCTCGACCGAGTTCTCGGGGTCGCGGCTGATGCGGTAGTAGTTCGCGGCCGGGTTGCGGTAGGTCGAGCCGTCGGCGGTCAGCAACTCGCGGACGAACTTGTCGAGCGGCATGTCCTGGGCGAGCTGGGCGCGGATCCAGCGGTTGAAGACGTAGGTCCCCTTGGGCTGGATCAGGCGGCCGTTGGACCGGAGGATGTCGGCGAACTTCATCGTCCAGAAGTCGAGGAACTCGGGGCGGCCCAGCAGGCTGTCCACGACCTTGGTCCGGCGGTCGGGCGACGTGTCGTCGAGGAACGCCTTGACCTCGGCGGGGGTGGGCAGGACGCCGATGCCGTCGAGATAGGCCCGGCGGAGGAACTCGGGGTCGGAGCAGGGCTCGGACCGGGAGATGCGCATCCGGTTGAGCTTGGCGAAGACGGCCTTGTCGATCGTGCTGTCTTGCGGGACGTCGGCGATCTGGAAGCCCGGGACGTCGACCAAGTGGGTCAGGCGGACGTTGGCCACCAGGTTGAGGTAGTGGGCGATGACCGCCACCTCGCCGCTGCGTTTGAACGTGACGTGACC
It encodes:
- a CDS encoding DUF1549 domain-containing protein is translated as MDVPGIARRRGAAVVLAWMAALTASPLAPRAHADEPKAAATSAPAPVAVDLVGTPASTEIQPAESSLVGRRATRQLIASGTYADGSTRDLTRALEWVSLDPAIASVSAKGRVTPKADGVATIVARKGSVEIKATVKVEAMTKPSPVSFRNDVIPAFSQASCNMGACHGTPTGKGGFKLSLRGYLPDVDYNVLSRDVGGRRINPMAAETSQVLRKPLGEQAHEGGLRLARNSKTYEAIHDWIAEGAKDDPTVTLAVKLEIFPGARVLNAPATTQQTFALAHYADGTVRDVTPLCYYDSSNPEIAAVDADGHVTFKRSGEVAVIAHYLNLVANVRLTHLVDVPGFQIADVPQDSTIDKAVFAKLNRMRISRSEPCSDPEFLRRAYLDGIGVLPTPAEVKAFLDDTSPDRRTKVVDSLLGRPEFLDFWTMKFADILRSNGRLIQPKGTYVFNRWIRAQLAQDMPLDKFVRELLTADGSTYRNPAANYYRISRDPENSVETTAQLFLGVRIQCAKCHNHPFEKWTQDDYYGFAAFFSRVRQKKGNLPDEEVVFTAANGEVNQPRTGKVMKPKALGGPTYDDAPAKDRRADMATWLTSGENPFFAKSLVNRIWYHLMGRGIVEPVDDFRDSNPACNDELLDGLTADFVKGGFNLKSLVRSILTSRTYQLSARTNELNADDSIYFSHAYTKLLPAEVLLDAISTVTGMPTTFDGLPKGAKAIQIPDGKMENPFLKTFGRPARELACECEREGDSNLSQALQLIGGSTVNGKLRDDAGRMAQLAKGTGTPEEITNDLYMMALARRPNATEQAASVKHLTAGDRRQAVEDLGWVLINSKEFLFRH